The following are encoded in a window of Flavobacteriales bacterium genomic DNA:
- a CDS encoding Na(+)-translocating NADH-quinone reductase subunit A, which yields MSKTIRIRKGLDIRLVGEAEKVLVQADPAKVAAIKPTDFHGLVPKVLVKPGDTVEVGTPLFCDKYNERVLYTSPVSGEVADVVRGEKRRVLEVRVLADREQRFMDFGKGDPGSMNRETIIQKLLASGLWPALRQRPFDVVADPTQDPKGIFISAIDTHPLAPDLDFVVRNQGEDLQTGLDALARLTKGKVHLSVGDRTTAREFLNAKNVTRHTIIGPHPAGNPGVQIHHIDPINKGEVCWVTGVQEVLAIGRLFRTGKVDPARLVAVTGSEAKTLRYVRTITGAPVRDITGPVEGKVRIISGNVLTGDRVAQDGFLGWYHGQVTLIPEGDDPKFFITDGWASPGFDKFSANRSFPAWLMPGKKFKMDSSQNGEERGFVMSGQYEAVFPFDIYPVHLLKAILVNDIEQMEQLGLYEVAPEDFALCEFVCTSKINSQSIVREGLDVLKKETT from the coding sequence ATGTCCAAGACGATCAGGATCCGGAAAGGACTCGACATCCGCCTGGTAGGCGAAGCGGAGAAGGTCCTTGTCCAGGCGGATCCCGCGAAGGTCGCCGCGATCAAGCCGACCGACTTCCATGGCCTGGTGCCCAAGGTCCTGGTGAAACCCGGTGACACCGTGGAGGTGGGCACCCCGCTCTTCTGCGACAAATACAACGAGCGGGTGCTCTACACCAGCCCGGTGAGTGGCGAGGTGGCCGATGTGGTGCGGGGCGAGAAGCGCCGCGTGCTGGAGGTGCGTGTGCTGGCCGATCGCGAGCAGCGTTTCATGGACTTCGGCAAGGGCGATCCCGGCAGCATGAACCGGGAGACCATCATCCAGAAACTCCTCGCCAGCGGCCTTTGGCCAGCGCTGCGCCAGCGGCCCTTCGATGTGGTGGCCGATCCCACCCAGGACCCCAAGGGCATCTTCATCAGCGCCATCGACACCCACCCCCTGGCGCCGGACCTCGACTTCGTGGTGCGTAACCAGGGCGAGGACCTGCAGACCGGACTGGACGCCCTGGCGCGCCTCACCAAGGGCAAGGTGCACCTCTCCGTGGGCGACCGCACCACGGCCCGCGAATTCCTCAATGCGAAGAACGTGACGCGCCACACCATCATCGGTCCGCACCCTGCGGGCAACCCGGGTGTGCAGATCCACCACATCGACCCCATCAACAAGGGTGAGGTTTGCTGGGTCACCGGCGTGCAGGAGGTGCTCGCCATCGGCCGCCTTTTCCGCACCGGCAAGGTGGACCCCGCGCGCCTGGTGGCCGTCACCGGCAGCGAGGCGAAGACCCTGCGCTATGTGCGCACCATCACCGGCGCCCCCGTGCGGGACATCACCGGCCCGGTGGAAGGCAAGGTTCGCATCATCAGCGGCAACGTGCTCACCGGCGACCGCGTGGCGCAGGACGGCTTCCTCGGCTGGTACCACGGCCAGGTGACGCTTATCCCCGAGGGCGACGATCCCAAGTTCTTCATCACCGACGGCTGGGCCAGTCCCGGCTTCGACAAGTTCAGCGCCAACCGCAGCTTCCCCGCCTGGCTCATGCCCGGCAAGAAGTTCAAGATGGACAGCAGCCAGAACGGCGAGGAGCGCGGCTTTGTCATGAGCGGCCAGTACGAGGCGGTATTCCCCTTCGACATCTACCCCGTGCACCTGCTGAAGGCCATCCTGGTGAACGACATCGAACAAATGGAGCAGCTGGGCCTCTATGAAGTGGCCCCGGAGGATTTCGCCCTGTGCGAATTCGTCTGCACCAGCAAGATCAACTCCCAGAGCATCGTGCGCGAGGGCCTCGATGTGCTGAAGAAGGAAACCACTTAA